The Agromyces sp. G08B096 DNA window ACCATCTGGGTGTGGAAGCGTGCGGGCGCGAGCTTCGTCGCCACCGAGAGCCCGACCGGCGAGAGCAGCAGCTCGGCGACCGTGAACACGAGCAGGATGCCGACGATCGCGAGCAGCGGCGTGGAGTTCGGTCCGCCGCCCGCGAACGGGATGAACAGGAGGAACGCCACGCCCATGATCGCCGTGCCGAGCGCGAACTTGATCGGCGTCGACGGCTGCCGGTCGCCGAGCTTGGTCCAGATCGCTGCGAACACGCCCGACAGCACGATGATGAAGATCGGGTTGATCGACTGCACCCACGACACCGGCATCTCCCAGCCGAAGAGGTCGCGGTTCAGCTGCTTGTCGGAGTAGATCGTGAGCACCGTGAACTGCTGCTGGTACAGCGACCAGAACGCGACGCTCGCGATGAACAGCGGGATGAACCCGTAGACCCGGCTGCGCTCGACTGCCGTGATGCCGCGGCTCGCGAGGATCACCGCGAAGTACGCGATCGCGGCCGCGATGGTCGCGCCGATCACCCAGCTCACCAGGTTGGTCGCGTTCACGAGGCCGGTGAGCACGAGCACGAGGATGACGACGACGGATGCCGCGCCGATCGCGATCACCAGCCCACGCCGGTTCGCGGGCAGCGGGTTCGGGACGGCGGATGCCTCGGCCGGCAGGCTCTTGCGGCCGAACGCGTACTGCGTGAGGCCGATCGCCATGCCGACCGCGGCGAGCCCGAAGCCCCAGTGGAAGCCGAGCGTCGTCTGCAGCAGGCCGGTGAGCAGCGGACCGAGGAAGGCGCCGAGGTTGATGCCGAGGTAGAACAGCGAGAAGCCGGCGTCGCGCCGAGGATCGTGCTCGTCGTAGAGGGTGCCGACGACGCTCGTGGCGTTCGCCTTCAGCCCGCCCGAGCCGAACGCCACGAGGATGAGGCCGATGCCGACGCCCCAGAACCCGGGGATGAGCGCCAGCGCGATATGGCCCGCCATGATGACGATCGCCGAGATGAACAGCACCCGCTCGCTGCCGAGCAGGCGGTCGGCGATCCACGCCCCGAGGATCGTGGAGAGGTACACCCCGCCGCCGTACGCGCCGACGATCCCGGCCGCGCTGACCTCGTCCATGCCGAGGCCGCCGTCGGTCGCCGAGTAGTACAGGTAGATGAGCAGGATCCCCTGCATGCCGTAGAAGCTGAAGCGCTCCCACATCTCGACGCCGAAGATGTGCACCAGCGCCCGCGGCTGCCCGAAGAATCCGCGGTCGCCACGCGTGTCGCGGTCGGCGACGGATGTCGCGGCCGGGTCGGGCGGGCCGGCGTCGGCGCGCCCGGGCTCCATCGTCTCGTCCTGCTCCCCCATGGGGGTCACCATACTCTCGCCGGCCAGCGCCGGCGCTCGGAGCCGTGGCGTCGGCTGAGGGTGCCGCAGGTCATCCCGCGGCACCCTCAGCCCCGGCTCACGCGTTCTTCGCGTCGCGCCAGGCGAGCCAGGTGCGCACCTGGTCGAGGTCGTAATCGGGACCCGAGAGCCCGAGGGTGAACAGGCGCACGCCGGCGTCGTACAGCGCGTCGGCGTGCTCGTAGTCGGCGGCGCCGCGGCTGAGCTCGTTCGACACGACGATCTGCGACACGTCGCGGCCGACCTCCTCGCCCCAGCGGGCGAGGACGTCGACCTTCCGCGGAAGCTCGTCGGGGGCGACGAACGAGTGCCAGATGTCGGCGTGCTCGGCGACGATGCGCAGCGTCTTCTGCTCGCCCTTGCCGCCGATCATGATCGGGATGTCGCGGGTCGGCGCCGGGTTCAGCTTCGCCCAGCGCTCGCGCACGCGCGGCAGCGCGCCGGCGAGCTCGTTCAGCCGCGACCCGACCGTGCCGAACTCGTAGCCGTACTCGTCGTAGTCGCGCTCGAACCAGCCCGAGCCCGTGCCGAAGATGAACCGTCCCGTGCCCGTGCCCTTCGCACTGATGTGGTCGAGCGTGCGGGCCATGTCGGCCTGCAGGTCGGCGTTGCGGTACGAGTTGCAGTTCACGAGCGAGCCGAACTCGATGCGCTCCGTCTGCTCGGCCCACGCGCCGAGCATCGTCCACGCCTCGAAGTGCTTGCCTTCGGGGTCGCCGCTCAGGGGGAAGAAGTGATCCCAGTTGAACGCGATGTCGACACCGAGCTCCTCGAGGCGGAGCACGAAATCGCGGATGGCGGAGTAGTCGGCGTGCTGCGGCTGCACCTGGATACCGAGCCGCACGGGGATGTCGAGACGCATTTCGCCAGCCTACGACTCCTTCAGGTCGAGCATGGGCGTCGGCCGCCGGAAGCCGCGCGTCACGATGGCGAGCAGCACGATACCGACGGCGAGCCAGGACAGTCCGACGATGAACGTCTCGGCCGAGAGGCTCGTCCACAGCCACACCGTCAGCCCGAACCCGATGAGCGGGAGCACGAGATTGCGGACCACGGCCGCACCCGCACGCTCCCGTCGATCGACGAAGAAGTGCTTGATGACCGACAGGTTCACGACCGCGAAGGCGACGAGCGCGCCGAAGCTGATCATGCCCGAGAGCAGGGCGAGGTCGAACCAGATCGCGAGCAGCGAGATCGCCGACACGCAGAGGATGGCCACGACCGGCGTCTGGAACCGGGCCGACAGCCGGCCGAAGACGCGCTTCGGCAGCACGCCGTCGCGTCCCATGGCGTAGATGATGCGCGAGACGGATGCCTGCGACGACAGCGCCGACCCGGCGGCACCGGCGACGTAGGCCGCGGTGAAGAAGACCGCGAGGAACTCCCCGCCGGCGGCGAGCATCACGTCGCGTGCGGCGGAGTCGACGTCGGCGAACTCGTTCGACGGGAACACGAGCTGCGCGAGGAACGACAGGCCGATGAAGATCACGCCCGCCGCGATGGTGGTGATCATGATGGCTCGCGGCACCGACCTCGTGGCATCCTTCGCCTCTTCGGCCAGGGTCGATACCGCGTCGAAGCCGAGGAAGGACAGGCACAGCACGGCCGCACCGGCGAAGAGCACGCCGACCCCCTCGACCGAGCCGTCGCCGACGAACGGGGCGAGCGGGTCGACCTCGCGGCCGGCGAGCGAGGCGGAGCCGAACACCACGAAGGCAAGGATGAAGACCGTCTGGACGGCGATGATGACGAAGTTCGCGCGTGCGACCGACACGATGCCCACGACGTTGAGGATCGTCACGACGGCGATCGAGCCGAGGATGAACACCCAGGCGGGTACGCCTGGGAACGCGGCCTCGAGGTAGATGCCGATGACGAGGTAGTTGATCATCGGCAGGAACAGGTAGTCGAGCATGAGCGACCACCCGGCGAGGAATCCGATCGCCCCGCCGAAGGTGCGCTGGGTGTACACGTACGCCGAGCCCGCGTACGGGTAGGCCGCCGACATGCGCGCGTACGAACGGGCGGTGAAGAGCATCGCGACGAGCGTGATGACGTAGGCGAGGGGCACCCGTCCGCCGGTCATCTCGGTGACGATGCCGTACGTCGTGAACACGGTGAGCGGCACCATGTAGACGAGTCCGAACAGGACGAGGGCTGGCACGCCCAGCACTCGCTTCAGGGTGGGGGCGGAGGGGACGTCGCTGGCCCGCTCGGGGGTGGTGGCCTGGGACATGGGCTGGCCTTTCAAGGGGTCGGGAGGCGCTCGCCTCGCGTGTGGGGGATGCCGGCGAGCCATGTCGCTCGCACGGGGGTCGCGGCGAGCTCGCCGGGGTCGACGGTTCTGGGGTCGGCGGCGAGCCAGACGAGGTCGGCGCTCGCACCGGGCGCGATCTCGCCCCACGGCACTGCGGCGAGGTCGCCGAACGCCTGATGCGCCACGGCGGACGAGTAGGCGTCGAGCGCGAGCTCGACCGGGAGGATCTCGTCGGGGACCCAGCCGCCCGCGGGGTCTCCCTCGGGCGTGCGCCGGGTCGCTGCGACCGAGATGCCCTCGAGCGGATCGCCGGAGGAGACCGGCCAGTCCGACCCGAACGCGAGCCGGGCGCCGGAGGCCTCGATGGAGCGCAGCCGGTACTGCCTCGCCGACCGCTCGTCGCCGAGGCGCGGCACGGTGAGCACGGTCATCAGGGCGTCGAGCTGCGCCCAGAGCGGCTGCATGTTCGGGA harbors:
- a CDS encoding oligopeptide:H+ symporter; the encoded protein is MGEQDETMEPGRADAGPPDPAATSVADRDTRGDRGFFGQPRALVHIFGVEMWERFSFYGMQGILLIYLYYSATDGGLGMDEVSAAGIVGAYGGGVYLSTILGAWIADRLLGSERVLFISAIVIMAGHIALALIPGFWGVGIGLILVAFGSGGLKANATSVVGTLYDEHDPRRDAGFSLFYLGINLGAFLGPLLTGLLQTTLGFHWGFGLAAVGMAIGLTQYAFGRKSLPAEASAVPNPLPANRRGLVIAIGAASVVVILVLVLTGLVNATNLVSWVIGATIAAAIAYFAVILASRGITAVERSRVYGFIPLFIASVAFWSLYQQQFTVLTIYSDKQLNRDLFGWEMPVSWVQSINPIFIIVLSGVFAAIWTKLGDRQPSTPIKFALGTAIMGVAFLLFIPFAGGGPNSTPLLAIVGILLVFTVAELLLSPVGLSVATKLAPARFHTQMVALFFLSVALGTAISGRLAELYSPETEVGYFGLLGGIAIVLGIALAVGSRGVLKLMAGVR
- a CDS encoding LLM class F420-dependent oxidoreductase; the encoded protein is MRLDIPVRLGIQVQPQHADYSAIRDFVLRLEELGVDIAFNWDHFFPLSGDPEGKHFEAWTMLGAWAEQTERIEFGSLVNCNSYRNADLQADMARTLDHISAKGTGTGRFIFGTGSGWFERDYDEYGYEFGTVGSRLNELAGALPRVRERWAKLNPAPTRDIPIMIGGKGEQKTLRIVAEHADIWHSFVAPDELPRKVDVLARWGEEVGRDVSQIVVSNELSRGAADYEHADALYDAGVRLFTLGLSGPDYDLDQVRTWLAWRDAKNA
- a CDS encoding APC family permease, which codes for MSQATTPERASDVPSAPTLKRVLGVPALVLFGLVYMVPLTVFTTYGIVTEMTGGRVPLAYVITLVAMLFTARSYARMSAAYPYAGSAYVYTQRTFGGAIGFLAGWSLMLDYLFLPMINYLVIGIYLEAAFPGVPAWVFILGSIAVVTILNVVGIVSVARANFVIIAVQTVFILAFVVFGSASLAGREVDPLAPFVGDGSVEGVGVLFAGAAVLCLSFLGFDAVSTLAEEAKDATRSVPRAIMITTIAAGVIFIGLSFLAQLVFPSNEFADVDSAARDVMLAAGGEFLAVFFTAAYVAGAAGSALSSQASVSRIIYAMGRDGVLPKRVFGRLSARFQTPVVAILCVSAISLLAIWFDLALLSGMISFGALVAFAVVNLSVIKHFFVDRRERAGAAVVRNLVLPLIGFGLTVWLWTSLSAETFIVGLSWLAVGIVLLAIVTRGFRRPTPMLDLKES